The following are encoded together in the Proteiniphilum saccharofermentans genome:
- the dapA gene encoding 4-hydroxy-tetrahydrodipicolinate synthase — protein MSKVDLRGLGVALITPFKEDNSIDYEALSRLVQFHLESGTDYIVALGTTAETPTLSKKEKHEVVRFIVEQVNGKIPVVMGIGGNNTADLVNDLESTDFSGISAILSVTPYYNKPTQEGLYQHYCVLSQASPLPVILYNVPGRTGVNMTAETTLRLAKDCGNIVAVKEASGDLNQIKEIIDKAPEGFDVISGDDAITTDVIALGGIGVISVFANAFPVEMVWLVKNALEGNAADARRKMNADFETLFHLMFVEGNPAGVKCLLHLKGMIHNKLRLPLVPVSEKTLEKIKKELTRVGG, from the coding sequence ATGTCAAAAGTTGATCTCAGAGGCTTGGGGGTGGCCCTAATCACCCCTTTTAAAGAGGATAATTCCATAGATTATGAAGCACTTTCCCGGTTGGTGCAATTTCATCTGGAGAGCGGCACAGACTATATTGTGGCTTTGGGTACCACGGCCGAGACTCCCACACTTTCAAAGAAGGAGAAGCACGAAGTGGTGCGTTTTATAGTAGAACAGGTGAACGGTAAAATTCCGGTAGTGATGGGGATAGGAGGTAACAATACCGCCGACTTGGTAAATGACTTGGAAAGTACCGATTTTTCAGGGATAAGCGCCATTCTATCCGTCACACCTTATTATAATAAGCCTACACAGGAAGGCCTCTATCAACATTACTGTGTTTTGTCTCAGGCCTCCCCGCTACCTGTCATACTTTATAATGTGCCCGGAAGGACGGGTGTGAATATGACGGCCGAAACTACATTACGTTTGGCGAAAGACTGTGGCAATATTGTAGCGGTGAAAGAGGCTTCGGGCGATCTCAATCAGATCAAGGAGATCATAGACAAGGCTCCTGAAGGGTTTGACGTTATTTCAGGGGATGATGCCATTACTACTGATGTGATTGCGCTTGGCGGGATAGGAGTGATCTCGGTATTTGCCAATGCTTTTCCGGTTGAAATGGTATGGTTGGTGAAGAATGCCCTGGAAGGCAATGCTGCTGATGCGCGCCGTAAGATGAATGCCGATTTTGAGACATTATTCCATCTTATGTTTGTAGAAGGCAATCCGGCAGGGGTAAAATGCCTGCTCCATTTAAAAGGCATGATCCACAACAAGCTCCGCCTGCCGCTGGTTCCTGTGAGTGAAAAAACACTTGAAAAGATCAAAAAGGAACTTACACGGGTCGGCGGGTAA
- the hydG gene encoding [FeFe] hydrogenase H-cluster radical SAM maturase HydG gives MQFNPETYRMPDIPMQPFIDTAEIWDYLNNTPSSPEKVRRIIDKSLAKNRLNLKETATLINANDEESIRLIKEGAKALKTKIYGNRIVLFAPLYVGNKCANDCIYCGFRVSNREQVRKTLSRDELIKEIEALEESGQKRLILVFGEHAEYNPGFIAETVKTAYSVKKGRGEIRRVNINAAPLDIEGFRMVKEAGIGTYQVFQETYHREAYKNYHLWGKKADYDYRLTSLDRAQEAGLDDVGIGALIGLYDWRFEVMGLVRHTNHLEACYNVGPHTISFPRIKDASMLRIGKHYFASDEEFTRLVAILRLAVPYTGMILTAREPATLRNELIQYGVSQIDGGTKIELGSYVSQQKNLDLNRSQFHINDDRSLNEVIEELLQQGMLPSFCTACYRLGRTGEHFMEFSVPGFIKRFCTPNAILTLAEYLEDYAPETTAQKGWKVIEKNMDELNEKMQNEVRDKIARIKQGERDLYR, from the coding sequence ATGCAATTTAACCCTGAAACATACCGTATGCCGGATATCCCTATGCAGCCGTTTATCGACACGGCTGAGATATGGGATTATCTGAATAATACCCCTTCCTCACCCGAAAAAGTACGGCGGATCATCGATAAGTCGCTGGCAAAGAATCGCCTGAACCTGAAGGAGACAGCGACCCTTATCAATGCGAACGACGAAGAATCAATAAGACTTATCAAAGAGGGAGCCAAAGCACTCAAGACAAAGATATACGGCAACCGTATCGTACTGTTTGCGCCCCTTTACGTAGGCAATAAGTGTGCTAATGACTGCATTTATTGTGGTTTCAGGGTCTCAAACAGGGAACAGGTGAGGAAAACACTTTCCAGGGATGAATTGATAAAAGAGATCGAAGCCCTGGAAGAGAGTGGACAGAAAAGGTTGATACTGGTCTTCGGAGAGCATGCCGAATACAATCCCGGATTTATCGCGGAGACGGTGAAAACAGCCTATAGCGTAAAAAAGGGGCGCGGTGAAATCCGGCGGGTGAATATCAATGCGGCTCCGCTGGATATAGAAGGATTCCGCATGGTGAAAGAGGCGGGCATCGGCACCTATCAGGTATTTCAGGAGACTTATCACCGGGAAGCATATAAAAATTATCATCTATGGGGAAAGAAAGCCGATTATGACTACCGGCTCACTTCACTCGACCGGGCACAAGAGGCCGGTCTGGATGATGTAGGTATCGGCGCGTTGATCGGCCTTTATGACTGGCGCTTCGAAGTGATGGGACTGGTACGCCATACCAATCATTTGGAGGCATGCTATAACGTAGGGCCGCATACCATCTCTTTTCCCAGGATTAAAGATGCTTCGATGCTCAGGATAGGGAAGCATTATTTCGCTTCCGATGAAGAATTTACCCGTCTGGTAGCAATCCTGCGTCTGGCTGTGCCTTATACAGGCATGATCCTTACCGCCCGCGAACCGGCAACACTGCGTAATGAACTGATACAATATGGTGTGTCACAAATTGACGGCGGAACAAAAATAGAATTGGGCAGTTATGTTTCCCAACAGAAGAATCTCGACCTGAACAGGAGCCAGTTCCATATCAACGACGACCGTTCACTCAATGAGGTCATCGAAGAGTTGCTGCAACAGGGGATGCTCCCTTCGTTCTGCACTGCCTGCTATCGTCTCGGCAGAACCGGTGAACACTTCATGGAGTTTTCAGTCCCGGGTTTTATCAAACGGTTCTGCACACCCAATGCGATACTCACACTGGCAGAATATCTGGAAGACTATGCACCCGAAACAACCGCGCAAAAAGGATGGAAAGTGATAGAGAAAAATATGGATGAACTGAATGAAAAAATGCAGAATGAGGTGAGGGATAAAATCGCCAGGATCAAACAGGGAGAGAGGGATCTATATCGTTAA
- the hydF gene encoding [FeFe] hydrogenase H-cluster maturation GTPase HydF encodes MSINSLHIGIFGRRNTGKSSLINMLTGQDISIVSNFPGTTTDPVKKSVEIFNIGPAILIDTAGIDDLGEIGNKKIRKSQEVIRKVDCAILLIAGNQFGDYEVQLIEQFKKNEVPYLFAHNKNDIDKIAAITVTAIKQHSNAEIIDFSTINPADKDRLITALKRIIPATAFQRSSLIGDLVRPKDVVLLVTPIDSEAPEGRMILPQNQTIRDALDNQCVTVVVRESEIPDFLQLGIKPALAITDSSVFGIVAEALPEEIPLTSFSILFARMKGNFTAFLEGTPHISRLKDGDHILLLESCTHQTSCDDIGRVKIPKLLQQFTGKRLHFTVVSGLSELPSNIRNFSLVIQCGGCMITRKQLLNRLHPFIQQGVPVTNYGMVLAYIHGIFRRATKMLEKEPVNLPLFPDN; translated from the coding sequence ATGAGCATAAACAGTTTACATATCGGTATATTCGGCCGTAGAAATACGGGCAAGAGTTCGTTAATCAACATGCTCACCGGACAAGATATCTCCATTGTGTCTAACTTCCCGGGAACGACGACCGATCCAGTAAAAAAATCGGTGGAGATCTTCAATATCGGGCCGGCCATACTGATCGATACTGCCGGAATAGATGATCTGGGAGAGATCGGAAACAAAAAAATCCGGAAATCACAGGAAGTAATCCGGAAAGTCGATTGTGCCATCCTTCTGATTGCCGGTAATCAGTTTGGCGATTATGAGGTGCAACTGATCGAACAATTTAAAAAGAATGAGGTACCTTATCTTTTCGCCCATAACAAAAACGATATCGACAAAATCGCCGCCATCACCGTAACCGCCATTAAACAGCACTCCAATGCGGAGATCATCGATTTCAGTACTATCAATCCGGCCGATAAAGACAGGTTAATCACCGCATTAAAACGGATCATTCCTGCAACGGCTTTTCAAAGGAGTTCATTGATCGGCGACCTGGTACGCCCAAAAGATGTGGTACTACTCGTCACACCCATCGATAGCGAAGCACCGGAAGGGCGAATGATCCTACCACAAAATCAAACAATCCGTGATGCACTCGACAACCAGTGTGTGACAGTAGTAGTAAGGGAGAGCGAGATCCCCGACTTTCTACAATTAGGCATCAAGCCTGCATTGGCAATTACCGACAGTTCGGTGTTCGGGATTGTGGCTGAAGCACTCCCGGAAGAAATCCCTCTAACCAGTTTCAGCATTCTCTTCGCCCGTATGAAAGGTAATTTCACGGCATTTTTGGAAGGTACGCCACATATCTCCCGGCTCAAAGACGGCGACCATATCCTTTTACTGGAAAGTTGTACACATCAGACCAGTTGTGACGATATAGGCAGGGTGAAAATCCCGAAGTTGCTACAGCAATTCACCGGAAAACGACTCCATTTCACGGTCGTTTCGGGGCTCTCAGAACTTCCCTCGAATATACGGAATTTTTCCCTCGTCATCCAATGCGGCGGCTGCATGATCACCCGCAAGCAGTTGCTCAACCGGCTTCACCCCTTTATTCAACAGGGTGTACCGGTAACCAATTACGGGATGGTGCTGGCATATATCCATGGGATTTTCAGGAGGGCGACCAAGATGCTCGAAAAGGAACCAGTGAACCTGCCCCTGTTTCCCGACAACTGA
- a CDS encoding NADH-quinone oxidoreductase subunit NuoE family protein, with translation MEKVTGSDGVEVRVNLPKEKIGKINEICDAFNNDSGELINVLHEIQHTFGYIPAEVQDVVAHNLHLPVAQVYGVVTFYTFFSMIPKGEHPVSVCTGTACYVRGAERVLEEFRKELGVEVGETTSDGKFSINCLRCVGACGLAPVVLVGEKVYGRVSPDGVKAIIAEYKK, from the coding sequence ATGGAGAAGGTGACTGGCTCCGACGGTGTAGAGGTGAGAGTGAATCTTCCGAAGGAGAAGATCGGGAAGATCAATGAGATTTGCGATGCTTTCAACAATGATTCCGGAGAATTGATTAATGTATTGCACGAAATACAACATACGTTCGGTTACATACCTGCAGAAGTGCAGGATGTGGTGGCTCACAATCTGCACCTGCCTGTTGCACAGGTATATGGTGTAGTTACTTTCTACACTTTTTTCTCGATGATCCCCAAAGGAGAGCATCCTGTCTCTGTCTGTACCGGTACAGCCTGTTATGTCCGTGGAGCCGAGAGGGTGCTGGAGGAGTTCAGGAAAGAACTGGGAGTGGAGGTAGGAGAGACTACCTCTGATGGGAAATTCTCCATCAATTGCCTCCGTTGTGTGGGTGCTTGCGGCCTGGCGCCGGTAGTGTTGGTAGGTGAGAAAGTGTACGGACGGGTGTCACCCGATGGAGTGAAGGCGATCATTGCGGAGTATAAAAAGTAA
- a CDS encoding NADH-dependent [FeFe] hydrogenase, group A6, translated as MIELTIDNKKVQVEEGTTILKAAREAGVEIPTLCHFELCDMGIENKPGGCRICVVEVEGRRNLAPSCMTEAQNGMVIHTHNIRVLNARTTVLKLIISDHPFDCLVCAKSGQCELQSLAIQFGIRSQPYEGEQSRYRKDTSPSIIRDVDKCIMCRRCEMMCNEVQTVGALSAVNRGFMSVVAPAFEMNLEDSPCTYCGQCVSVCPTGALTEVDHTNDIIRALSDPTKTVVVQTAPAVRAALGEEFGLPPGTLVTGKMVSALRELGFDYIFDTDFSADLTIMEEGTELLQRLQQYLAGDTEVRLPILTSCCPGWVNFFEHNFPDLLDVPSTAKSPQQMFGAIAKSYFAEKIGVNRKDMIVVSIMPCLAKKYECQRDEFKADGNPDVDYSISTRELAAFIKQANIDFLNLPDGNFDDPLGESSGAGVIFGNTGGVIEAACRTAYELYTGKTLEKVDFHALRGMEGIRSATVDFDGLQLNIGIAHGLGNARKLLNDVKAGKSQYHAIEIMACPGGCIGGGGQPYHHGNSEILSKRIAAIYTEDKRKVIRKSHENPSIIRLYEEYLGKPGSHKAHQLLHTEYFPKSNEVTIHLHG; from the coding sequence ATGATTGAACTGACAATAGATAATAAAAAGGTACAGGTAGAAGAGGGTACTACCATCCTGAAAGCAGCCCGGGAAGCGGGTGTAGAAATACCTACGCTATGTCACTTTGAACTGTGCGACATGGGTATCGAGAATAAACCGGGCGGATGCCGCATTTGTGTGGTGGAGGTGGAAGGACGCCGTAATCTGGCGCCTTCATGTATGACTGAAGCACAAAACGGAATGGTGATCCATACCCACAATATAAGGGTGTTGAATGCGAGGACGACAGTGCTCAAACTGATCATCTCCGACCATCCTTTCGATTGCCTGGTCTGCGCCAAATCGGGACAATGCGAACTGCAAAGTCTAGCCATACAGTTCGGTATCAGAAGCCAGCCGTATGAAGGTGAGCAATCCCGGTACCGGAAAGATACTTCTCCTTCCATCATCCGCGATGTGGACAAATGTATCATGTGCCGCAGGTGCGAGATGATGTGCAATGAAGTGCAGACTGTAGGTGCGCTCTCAGCCGTGAACCGTGGGTTCATGTCAGTGGTGGCACCTGCTTTCGAGATGAACCTCGAAGACTCACCCTGTACCTATTGCGGACAGTGTGTGTCGGTTTGTCCGACCGGCGCACTGACCGAGGTGGATCATACCAACGATATCATCCGTGCTTTGAGTGATCCCACTAAAACAGTAGTGGTGCAGACGGCTCCTGCCGTACGCGCTGCCTTGGGAGAGGAATTCGGCCTGCCACCCGGTACGCTGGTCACCGGAAAAATGGTCTCTGCCCTTCGTGAACTGGGATTCGATTACATATTCGATACCGACTTCAGTGCCGACCTGACCATCATGGAGGAGGGGACAGAGTTGCTGCAACGCCTTCAGCAGTATCTGGCAGGAGATACGGAAGTGCGGCTGCCGATCCTCACATCATGCTGTCCGGGATGGGTGAACTTCTTTGAACATAATTTCCCCGATCTGCTGGATGTACCCTCTACGGCAAAATCGCCGCAACAGATGTTCGGTGCCATCGCCAAGTCTTATTTTGCCGAAAAGATAGGAGTGAACCGGAAAGATATGATCGTGGTCTCCATTATGCCTTGTCTGGCAAAGAAATATGAGTGCCAGCGCGATGAGTTCAAGGCAGACGGTAACCCCGACGTAGATTATTCCATCTCTACCCGTGAACTGGCTGCGTTTATCAAGCAGGCCAATATAGATTTCCTTAATCTTCCCGATGGGAATTTTGACGACCCGCTGGGAGAATCATCCGGTGCAGGTGTGATCTTCGGTAATACCGGAGGAGTGATTGAGGCGGCTTGCCGTACGGCATACGAGCTCTATACCGGCAAGACATTGGAAAAAGTCGATTTTCATGCGCTGCGGGGCATGGAAGGTATCCGTTCCGCGACAGTCGATTTCGACGGATTGCAACTTAATATAGGTATAGCGCATGGTCTGGGGAATGCCCGTAAGCTGCTGAATGATGTAAAGGCCGGCAAGTCGCAGTACCATGCGATTGAAATCATGGCCTGCCCGGGAGGATGTATTGGTGGCGGGGGACAGCCTTATCATCATGGTAACAGTGAGATACTTAGTAAACGGATTGCGGCCATCTACACTGAAGATAAGCGTAAAGTGATCCGGAAATCACATGAAAACCCATCCATCATCAGGCTTTATGAAGAGTATCTGGGTAAGCCCGGCAGCCATAAAGCGCACCAACTGCTCCATACCGAGTATTTCCCGAAGAGTAACGAGGTTACTATCCATTTACATGGTTAA
- a CDS encoding NADH-quinone oxidoreductase subunit NuoF: MSQYKMHLLVCGGTGCHSSESNLVYEMLCDEVERKGMEKEVQIIRTGCFGFCEKGPILKILPDNTFYTQVKPVDAKEIIDEHIIKGRRVYRLLYTDPETEEHVPDSKHMGFYKKQLRIALRNCGTVDPENIDESIARDAYQALGKVLTEYTPRQTIDLVKRSGLRGRGGAGFPTGLKWEIAARNDASQKYVVCNADEGDPGAFMDRSILEGDPHSILEAMAICGYCIGATKGVVYIRAEYPLAIKRLKIAIAQAREYGLLGDQIFGTGFSFDIQLRYGAGAFVCGEETALIHSMEGKRGEPSNKPPFPAQSGYMGKPTNVNNVETLANIPVIILKGAEWFSSIGTERSKGTKVFALAGKINNVGLIEVPMGITLREIIYEIGGGIKNGKKFKAVQTGGPSGGCLTEKHLDTPIDYESLTAAGSMMGSGGMIVLDEDDCMVSVAKFYLGFIVEESCGKCAPCRIGNKRLHETLGRITDGKGMQEDIEKLRNLGSVIKDTSLCGLGQTSPNPVLSTLDNFMDEYLEHVHDKKCRSGQCRDLLYYVISEKDCIGCMACKRVCPTHAISGEKKEVHVINQEICIKCGACMEKCQFDAISLMNDYPRASVEISNY, from the coding sequence ATGAGCCAATACAAAATGCACTTGCTTGTTTGTGGAGGTACCGGTTGCCATTCATCCGAAAGCAATCTGGTATATGAGATGCTTTGTGACGAAGTGGAAAGAAAAGGGATGGAGAAGGAGGTGCAGATCATTCGCACCGGATGTTTCGGCTTTTGTGAAAAAGGCCCTATCCTGAAGATACTGCCTGATAACACTTTTTACACGCAGGTCAAACCGGTTGACGCCAAAGAGATCATCGACGAGCATATTATCAAGGGGCGGCGGGTATACCGGCTGCTTTATACCGATCCCGAGACGGAAGAGCATGTCCCTGATTCGAAACATATGGGGTTCTATAAAAAGCAATTACGCATAGCACTTCGTAATTGTGGTACCGTCGATCCGGAGAATATCGATGAGTCGATCGCGCGAGATGCTTATCAGGCGTTGGGGAAAGTGCTCACTGAATATACTCCTCGGCAAACTATCGATCTGGTCAAACGATCGGGACTACGCGGCCGCGGCGGAGCCGGTTTCCCAACCGGATTGAAATGGGAGATCGCTGCCCGGAATGACGCCAGTCAGAAGTATGTGGTCTGCAATGCCGATGAAGGGGATCCCGGAGCATTTATGGATCGTTCCATCCTGGAAGGTGACCCGCACTCTATCCTTGAGGCGATGGCTATCTGTGGTTATTGCATTGGTGCTACAAAAGGGGTGGTCTATATCCGGGCGGAATACCCATTGGCCATTAAGCGGTTGAAAATTGCCATCGCTCAGGCGCGTGAATATGGATTGCTGGGAGATCAGATCTTTGGTACCGGTTTTAGTTTCGATATCCAATTGAGATATGGTGCCGGTGCGTTTGTCTGCGGTGAAGAAACAGCACTTATCCATTCCATGGAAGGGAAACGGGGCGAACCGTCCAACAAGCCACCCTTCCCTGCGCAGAGCGGATACATGGGGAAACCGACCAATGTGAACAATGTGGAGACACTGGCCAATATACCGGTGATTATACTTAAAGGAGCTGAATGGTTTTCCTCTATCGGCACGGAGCGGTCGAAAGGAACAAAAGTATTTGCCCTGGCGGGTAAGATCAATAATGTGGGGTTGATAGAGGTACCTATGGGTATTACACTCCGGGAGATCATTTATGAGATCGGAGGAGGTATCAAGAATGGGAAGAAATTCAAAGCGGTGCAGACCGGAGGGCCGTCGGGAGGCTGTCTTACCGAAAAGCATCTCGACACGCCTATTGACTACGAAAGCCTGACTGCAGCCGGCTCCATGATGGGGTCGGGGGGGATGATCGTGTTGGATGAGGATGATTGTATGGTATCGGTGGCAAAGTTCTACCTTGGATTTATTGTGGAGGAATCCTGCGGAAAATGCGCTCCTTGCCGCATCGGTAATAAGCGGTTGCATGAAACCCTCGGTAGAATCACCGATGGGAAAGGGATGCAGGAAGATATCGAGAAACTCAGAAATTTGGGTAGTGTCATCAAAGATACTTCATTATGCGGGCTGGGGCAAACATCCCCCAATCCGGTACTCTCCACTCTCGATAATTTTATGGATGAGTACCTGGAGCATGTGCATGATAAGAAATGCCGTTCAGGTCAATGTAGAGACTTGCTCTATTATGTGATATCGGAGAAGGATTGTATCGGATGTATGGCCTGTAAGAGGGTGTGCCCCACACATGCCATCAGCGGTGAAAAGAAAGAGGTCCATGTTATCAATCAGGAGATATGTATCAAATGCGGCGCCTGTATGGAGAAATGCCAGTTTGATGCCATCAGCCTGATGAATGATTACCCGAGAGCGAGTGTTGAAATTAGTAATTACTAA
- a CDS encoding (2Fe-2S) ferredoxin domain-containing protein, whose amino-acid sequence MTEIKTLADLKKRQEEVMSRMSLRDRAEDPESLVQVKVAMATCGIASGAKEVMEFFVEELDKRRIDAVVTQTGCMGYCFAEPTVEITLPGKEPMVFGYVDREKADEIIERYIKEGELVDGIIPQNYNTI is encoded by the coding sequence ATGACAGAAATCAAAACACTTGCCGACTTGAAAAAGAGACAGGAAGAAGTAATGTCCCGCATGAGTCTGAGGGATAGGGCGGAGGATCCCGAATCGCTGGTTCAGGTGAAAGTGGCAATGGCCACCTGCGGTATTGCTTCCGGTGCCAAAGAGGTGATGGAGTTCTTTGTGGAGGAGCTCGATAAAAGAAGGATCGATGCGGTTGTCACACAGACAGGATGTATGGGGTACTGCTTCGCAGAACCTACCGTGGAGATTACCTTGCCGGGTAAGGAGCCTATGGTATTCGGTTATGTGGATAGAGAAAAAGCCGACGAGATTATCGAGCGTTATATCAAAGAAGGGGAATTGGTGGATGGCATCATCCCGCAAAATTATAATACCATTTAA
- a CDS encoding ATP-binding protein, translated as MIDLAMHMMDIVQNSLRAGAQRIEIDLMVNSRDHTLLFRIKDDGAGMDAETVKKLDDPFFTTRTTRKVGLGVPFLKMTCEQTDGRLKVFSEKGRGSEMEAIYHTDHPDCLPLGDMGGYLALLLRANPHVCFRFTCRIDETEFILDSDELKKQGIELQHPRMLGAVREYIRENLREIYKKRSSHNFLCL; from the coding sequence ATGATTGATCTGGCGATGCATATGATGGATATCGTACAGAATTCCCTGCGTGCCGGTGCGCAGAGAATCGAGATCGACCTGATGGTGAATAGTCGCGATCACACGTTGCTGTTCCGCATAAAAGATGATGGTGCCGGTATGGATGCGGAGACGGTGAAGAAACTGGACGATCCTTTCTTTACCACCCGTACCACCCGAAAAGTCGGTTTGGGAGTTCCCTTTTTGAAAATGACCTGTGAACAGACAGACGGAAGACTGAAAGTGTTTTCGGAAAAAGGCCGAGGCAGTGAGATGGAAGCGATCTACCATACCGATCATCCCGACTGTCTGCCGTTGGGCGATATGGGAGGATATCTTGCTCTTTTATTGAGAGCAAATCCCCATGTCTGCTTCCGGTTTACCTGTCGAATTGATGAAACAGAATTTATACTGGATTCCGATGAGTTGAAGAAACAGGGAATTGAATTACAACATCCCCGGATGCTGGGTGCGGTAAGGGAATATATCCGGGAGAATTTGAGAGAAATTTATAAAAAACGGTCGTCGCACAACTTTTTATGCTTATAA
- a CDS encoding PHP domain-containing protein gives MNADLHIHTCLSPCGDLDMSPRNIIRIAKEKGLQIIGITDHNSTRNVRACMELGEKAGLYVIPGCEVNTREEVHTLCYFPHLRAVEAFQSYLDERMTNMKNDPVRFGYQVAVDENDRIVYEEERSLFMSIEDGIEDVAEQVHRLGGVFVPAHIDRPKNSLISQLGFVPFDLKYEALEISKATTPGAFLRSHPELVGKRFLQSSDAHYPEDIACAYTWFDMKEPTWESFTDAFFYLRYD, from the coding sequence ATGAACGCCGATTTACATATACATACCTGTCTTTCTCCCTGCGGGGATCTGGATATGAGTCCTCGTAATATTATCCGTATTGCGAAGGAGAAAGGGTTGCAGATAATCGGCATTACCGATCATAACAGCACAAGGAATGTGCGGGCATGTATGGAATTGGGTGAAAAGGCAGGGCTATATGTTATTCCCGGATGTGAGGTGAATACACGGGAAGAGGTGCATACACTCTGTTATTTTCCCCATCTGCGGGCGGTGGAAGCGTTTCAGTCTTATCTGGATGAACGGATGACAAATATGAAAAACGATCCGGTTCGCTTTGGATATCAGGTCGCAGTGGATGAAAACGACCGGATCGTCTATGAAGAAGAGCGATCGTTGTTTATGAGTATAGAGGATGGTATAGAGGATGTGGCGGAACAGGTGCACCGGTTGGGTGGTGTTTTTGTGCCGGCACATATCGACCGGCCGAAGAACAGCCTGATCAGTCAACTCGGCTTTGTTCCTTTTGACCTGAAATATGAAGCGCTGGAGATTTCGAAGGCGACAACCCCGGGCGCATTTCTCAGGAGTCATCCCGAACTGGTGGGAAAGCGTTTTCTGCAAAGTTCAGATGCCCATTATCCGGAGGATATTGCCTGTGCCTATACATGGTTTGATATGAAGGAGCCGACTTGGGAGAGTTTTACAGATGCATTTTTTTATTTACGTTATGATTGA